Genomic DNA from Desulfonema ishimotonii:
GGTCACGGACATGGGCCCGGAAACGGCCACGGATATTACCTGATCGGTCCGGTTCAGCTCTTTGACGATGGGATCTTCGGCCTGTTCGGGGAAGTCGTCAATGGCGTCCACCTCGGTCTTGATGTCATTCAGAAAGGTCCGAATATTACCGCCTTCCTCCATTTCCACAGTCACGCTCCCCATATTCTCTCTGGCCTCGGATGTGATTTCCTCCACATAGTTGACCCTGTCCACCGCATCCTCGATCCGTTTGCAGATGGCCTCTTCCACATCTTCGGCGGTGGCACCGGGGTAAATGACGCTGATTTCCACCTTGTCTTCGGAAAAGTCGGGAAAGGTTTCCCGGCGAAGGGAGGATATGCTGACCAGGCCGAGCACCACAAACATAAGCATCAGCAGATTGGCGGCGGTGGGGTGTTTTGCAAAAAAGCGGATCATTTCAGTCTCCTTTTACCGGATGTCCGACCGGCCATCGGCCTGCGCCATCAGCCGATCGCTGAGTGCCTTGTCTTCAATGGGGGCAAGCAGCATTCCCTCAATGGCGGGGATCAGATCCGACACCACAAGCTGCTCGTCCGGGGCCAGACCTTCTCTGACCACGTAAAAATCGGTTTGCGCAAAGTCCGTGGTAACCGGTTTCCGCTTCAGGCGATGGGCCGAATCCGCGACATAGACGTACCCGTCGTGGAATGCCGAGCGCGGGATGACCACTTTCTGTGAAATGGGGCGGCCGCTGATTTCCACCTCGCAGAACATGTTGCGGACCAGGGGCGGGCGGACGCCCACAATGATCTGGTCATACGGGTTCTCCACCACAACGATCATGCCGAGGGTCCGGGTCTGGGCGTCGATGGTGGCGTCGCCTCTGGCAAAATCCGCGTTCCAGTCCGCCTCAAGGCTTCCCGCCTTCAGCCGGACCCGGACTTTCAGCCCGAACAATTGTTTGATTTTGTCCATTCGGAGCTGATCCGTCTGCTCCGAACCCGCGCGGATCGGTTTGCCCCCGACCGCCCGCAGCAGCGGGGCCATTTTCCCCATGGGAATCCGGGTGTTGATCTCCGCTGTGGCGGTTCCGTCCGCCGTGGCAACGGACTGACCGGCCGGGGCATACTGACCGATTTCCGCACTGGTTTCGGTGATCCGGCAATCAAAGGGGACAATGATCTCAGTCCGCCTCAGGTCAAGCCGGGCCTCTTCCAGCTTGGCCCGGTACTGCTCCAGATCGGCCTCCAGCGCCTTTCGTGTGGTCGGAATCAGGCGGAGGGCATTTTCGATATCCTGTGCCCTGGTCAGCTGGGTCTGGTAGTTCATCTGTGCCTGATCGTAGGTGCTGTCGGAAATGGAGTGACTTCTGAGTGCCCGCTGGTTTCGCTTCAGTTCCTTTTTTTTCAGGTCCAGCAGCTTCTCTTCGATCTCCAGTGAGGACTGGTAATTTTTCTCTTTCCGGTTCAGCTCGGTAAGCCGGGCCTGAATGTTCCCGACGCTGGCCTCGGTCTGTCTGACCGTGAGGCGGTAGGTGTTCGGGTCGATCCTGACCAGCACGTCACCTTTTTTGACAAAACTTCCTTTTTTAAAATTTGGGCTGACCTCAATGATCTTGCCGCTGACCTCCGGGACGACCTGCCAGACCTGTCCCGGTTCCACATAGCCGTAGCCGATGGCCCTGGGCACGACATCCGTGGCCCGGGTGGTGATGACCCGGACCTGTCGGGCCGTCTCTTTCAGGGGCAGCTTTTCAGGCCCTTTGCGGGAACGCACCATCGCGCCCACGCCGATAACGGCAATGAGGACGGGGAAGATGAGCAGAGTGCGCTTCAGGATTTCCTTACGTTCGGTTTTCATGGGTATCGGTTCTCCTCTTTTGGTTCAGATTCCTGGCGAATTCTCTGAATGCCGCCCAGGGAAAAGGCGGTGACGTGCCGGGCGATCCGGTCAATGGTTTTCGGTCCCGACTCATATCCTCTGGCAATGCGTTCAATGACCGGTCTGGCGATTGCGTAGTGACCGCACTGGCCGACCACGCTCAGGACGCACCGGGTCACGTTGTCGGGCGTGGCG
This window encodes:
- a CDS encoding efflux RND transporter periplasmic adaptor subunit codes for the protein MKTERKEILKRTLLIFPVLIAVIGVGAMVRSRKGPEKLPLKETARQVRVITTRATDVVPRAIGYGYVEPGQVWQVVPEVSGKIIEVSPNFKKGSFVKKGDVLVRIDPNTYRLTVRQTEASVGNIQARLTELNRKEKNYQSSLEIEEKLLDLKKKELKRNQRALRSHSISDSTYDQAQMNYQTQLTRAQDIENALRLIPTTRKALEADLEQYRAKLEEARLDLRRTEIIVPFDCRITETSAEIGQYAPAGQSVATADGTATAEINTRIPMGKMAPLLRAVGGKPIRAGSEQTDQLRMDKIKQLFGLKVRVRLKAGSLEADWNADFARGDATIDAQTRTLGMIVVVENPYDQIIVGVRPPLVRNMFCEVEISGRPISQKVVIPRSAFHDGYVYVADSAHRLKRKPVTTDFAQTDFYVVREGLAPDEQLVVSDLIPAIEGMLLAPIEDKALSDRLMAQADGRSDIR